In Neomonachus schauinslandi chromosome 12, ASM220157v2, whole genome shotgun sequence, the sequence AGATGGTGAATAAAccgaagattttttttaagggttctttTTAAGAAGAAGGATTAGAAGCTTGGGGAAATCCAGAattaaacaaaaaaccaaaccaaaaccaaaacaaacaaaccccaaatcaacacacacacacacacacacacacagaaaaagatgtCCTCATCTGCAACCATTCTGTATATCAATAGCGTCCTGAAAGAgagcaaaaaaacacaaaagtcaAAATGACAATTATAGTTTGACCTGCCTATTATTTGTCCAACTATCAACAATCTCCATATAccctaattttctaaaattaaccaCTGATTAGGAAAGGTTCTTAATGCTACAAAAGTAAAAGTATACGTACTTGGGCTGTAGGAACGAGATCTCGATCGTGACCTGTACCGACTATAGTAAGGAGAAGGTGATCTTCTTCTgtaggaaataaaagataaaaaattagcATACCACATAATTACTCCACtgaagcaagtgaaaataaaaattctccatCATTCAAATACTATTACATTCTCTGTGGGCCAATTAATACTAGAACAGCAAGCATACGGGTacaacaaaatactggcaaatacAGATAATTAACCTTTGTTCTCAATCTTGAGAAAATCATCTCCCTCTACTTTCTCAAGAAACCATCatctattttaaatagttttattaataCGTATGAAACATAAATTAAAAGTGCCAAATAATACAACTATCATCTAATTTAGAAcagaaattacaaattaaaacattaCCTGTACCGGTAATCATAGTCTTCATATCTGTCATACCCACGATCATATCCTCTATCATAGTAAGAGTCTCGACGCCGGCCACCgcctccacctccaccaccacctccaccaccgcCACCGCCACTACTATAGAAGAATGTAAAAATTTTACATCAATGAGATTTTCCAGTATCATTTAATACCAATTGGTACTTAACTAaaatggagggaggtgggaagataAGGGAGAAAGAACCACCCTTTTCATGTCAGTGACCGCCATGTGTCTCACTTTGCTGACTCCCATGGTattattttgctttggtttcctatCTGTTACATAAATAACCAGGAATGATTTCACAAAACTCTCAAACTATAaactgttcttttattaatgcactACCCAAATCAGCAGGACCTTTTCTTTTCAACAAGCTGAAATGAAGTACTGTGCTGGGAAACAGCACCAAAATGCTAAGATTTAAGTCCTTATGACTAATTCAAAAACAATTAATAAACATCAAGAATTTAAAAAGGTTAACTGACCCTGAACAGCAGAAAGAATTAACTACCTTACGCTGAGGTCTGGCCCTAAAATAATTTCAAGGTCTGGCTTTTAAATCTTTGGCAGCAAATTTAAACTCTGAGCACTTTCTCCTGTAGTTTTTCCCAACTCCTAATCACAGGGACACTATTTtcactttagttttttttgtagGCTTTCCTTACCAAACTCTACATTTTCCCCAGTAAGGTTTCAAAGTAATTGAAAGCCTATAttcctctttcacttttttttttttttaaggttttatttatttgacagagacacagcttgagagggaacacaagcaggggcagtgcgagagggagaagcaggctccccgccgagcaggaagcccgatgtggggcacgatcccaggaccctgggatcatgacctgagctgaaggcagatgcccccaacgactgagccacccaggcgcccctccttctttCACTTTTAAGAACTTTCTTCcgttgttttatattaaaaaaaaaaaaaaattttgtaaaagccTCTATTTTCTGTACGATGTGaaaactggcttaaaaaaaaaaaaatacacaccagTATCAGTAAAACTCTTCCCTATCCACAAGTCTTCCAAAGTCACATAAGAATAGAAAGAGAAtacttaaggggtgcctgggtggctcagtcggttaagcgtctgccttcagctcaggtcatgatcccagggtcctgggatcgagccttgcatcaggctccctgatcgatgggaagccctgcttctccctctcccactcctcctgcttgtgttccctcttgctgtgtctgtgaaataaataaataaaatcttaaaaaaaaaaaaaaatacttaaaagcatACACTATTTTCTagtatttaatactttttctATTTGTACGGCACCAAGGAAAGAGCCAGGAATGCCTTTGATGGTTTTAATTTGTCCCTCTCCTCAAACAGATGTAAGAATATACACAAATTAAATAACTTTCAATTctaattacaggaaaaaaatcattttatcttttgattAATCCAAAGTTTGCATACATTTCTGGTGAATTTCTGGCTCTTAGTTTAGCTTAAAAAACTTGAAATCTTACTGAGTTGGTCGGCCCATGTAGATGCCGGGTGTAGGTGTGTGAGCTCTCTTGGTAATAGAATAATCCACTCGAATTCTTCTACCATCCAGCTCCATTCCATTTGCCCTTTCCATAGCCTTTAAAGGAGAATAGGCACAGAAAGTCATGCATAATTCACTAATGAGAAACTACTAAAACTGCAACAAATTTAACActtttccatttgaaatttaaattaaaattctctaaACTTCTTTCCCAAACAACAGGGGCCAGGATTTTACATATGAATCCTTGCTATATGCATGTCAATGGCACTGAGTTTTCTTATGTACACATCTGCTGGAAGACTGGGGGCAGATATTGAGAAAGAACCATCCAAGCTGGGCAACTCAAGTCTAGGCAACTCCAAGCAGAATTTGCAATTCAGCTGACAAGTCTAGGTTAGCCAAAAACCATTCCTTAGGTAACACACCGCCACCTAGTGAACTCCAAATATAAAAGAACTTCTAAACCTGCCAACAAGCGCTCCTGTCTTTGTATCTGAACTCACATTCCCTATCACTCTGCCCTTCAGCACTAATACCAATAAATGGGATAGTAATTCCAACTACTTCTCCAAATTTGCAAGTTCCATGGAACTAAAGTAAAATTGCcactttcattttattgtataaaGAAATAACCCTGGCAGGGTGGTTACGGGAGGAATCAAGAGCTAGGACaaatttcctattaaaaaaaaaaatcttaattgtgATATTATTTTATACTTCACAACTTTTACTTAAGGTCAGAtatcttagtatttttaaaatttataccttTATCTCTTGAGAACAGAAATAAGCAAATCACAAATGTGTAACCAAAGAAGAGTCATAATAATACTTGACAGATCAAAacattagaggggcgcctgggtggctcagtgggttgagtgtcccAACCCtagattttgactcaggtcatgatctcggggttgtgagatcaagctccatgttgggctctgccctgggcatggagcctacttaagattcttctctctccctctgcctgcccccagctcatgcctgcacacactctctctctcaaataaataagtaaataaataaataagagaatactGATTAGAATGTCTATTACATAAATGACTTACAACCTGGAGTGTTATTTTGTTAGAATTATCTGGGGTTTTTCAACCTccatactattaatatttttggaCTGctaattctatatatatatacatattttaaagattttatttatttgagagagagagaatgagagacagagagcacgagagggaagagggtcagaaggagaagcagaccccctgccgagcagggagcccgatgtgggactcgatcctgtgactccaggatcatgacctgagccgaaggcagtcgcttaaccaactgagccacccaggcgccctgctaatTCTATATTATGGGTGGctatcctgtgcattgtaagaGGTTTGGCATCATTCCTGGCCTCCATCCACTAGATGCCACTAGCATCTACCAATTTTGAAAGATATGCtaactttattcattcattcattcattcttttttaaagattttatttgagagtgggcaagagagagagcacacaagcagagagagagggagaagcagactcccctgctgagcaggatcatgatctgagctgaaggcagaagcttaataactgagccacccaggtgtcccagatagCATCTAACTTTTATTATGACTGTTTATGTCGCAAATGCTGTTGATGCATAGAGCAATGACCTGTGTCCAACTACTATCAcatgtaaaatgatacatttgCCATTtattaagtttgtttttgtttttttttaaagtaagctctgcacccaatgtgggggtcaaactcatgaccctgaaatcaagagttgcatgctctaccaactgagccagccaggtgctccgcCATTTATTAAGGtttgattaaaacaacaacacttACTTCTTAAAGTAGTGGagacccaatatggggcttgaattcatgaccctgagatcaagacctgagctgagatcaagactcagatttttaaccaactgagccacccagtgccccaaaaAGGGTTTGGTAAAACTTTAACAATGGGCTTCAAATTCCTTAAATGGAATTTTCTAACCCAATCACTATGAACTATTAGTATAGAGAAAGCAAGCCTACTGCTCCCTTTATAATCCAATATCTAATACATTAGAGTAGCACAGCTtcaggggcgcttgggtagctcggtcagttaagtgtccaactcttgattttggctcaggtcacgatctcagggttgtgatatggagccccgcatggggctcagcagagagtctgcttgagattctctctctttttccccttaccccaccccatgctctcaaataaaatctttgaaaaaaaaaaaaccaaaaccaattctatgtattatattttaattatagaaCAGAATGACAGATGAATatgaaaatgggaaaacaaagctCTGTATCTATACATGGGAAGCTAATTCCACACAAAATTAAACAgattaaagaacaaaatttctttttaattttatttttaagtaatctctacacccaatatggggcttgaactcacaaccctgagatcaagaggaacatactccaccaactgagctaggTGGGAGCCGCAAAGTATCatgtaatttctaaaaaattagtTTAATCATCTGCTTAGAATATGAATAACATTAATTAAGTCAAAAGAGAACATTTATATACTTACTACTTTTTCCATTAACTCAAACACAAATACCTCACTTTACAAAGCCAGATTTCAATCAGGATATGCCTATCCCAGAAAATATTAGCTGGAAAGTGAACTGGCAATTTCCAATTGTAACAATGAAAGAagagttgtttgttgtttttttaaattttatttaggggctcctgggtggcttagtcggttaagtgtctgccttcagctcaggttatgatctcagggtcctgggatcatgaactgagccaaaggcagatgcttaactgactgagccaccaaggtgcccccgaAAGGAAGAGCTTGAACCAAACTCAGGTTAGGGAATGAAAGAGAACAGCTTATGGAACTGGGAGACTATTAGTCAACTTTTAGCATATAATCATGCATATCAGAAAAAtttcatattgaaaaataattataaaaacagaattacctcCTTTGAGTCAtctattctttcaaaataaacaaaagcaaatcctCGTGATCGTCCAGTTCGCTGATCATAAACCACATTGACACCACTCAATGGTCCGTATCGAGAAAATACTTCACGAAGATCTCTCTCAGTTGTGTATAAACTGAGGCCAAACACTCCAAGACAAGTGTTGGGATCTGGATTTGCCTGTTAAATGAAGATGTGATTTAATTTCAAGCTCCAAACTGAAATAAAAGTACACAGAGAAATACTTTGCTTAGAATACTTCATCTAATACACAAAGACTATACTGTTTCAAGTCACTTGGGAAAGAagaatttaagaggaaaaaagccaGATGAGTTGTATTTTACAGTTCACAGTACACTCAGACCTTCTTTGGAGTATACTTCCACCTTAGCCCGAATAAAAACATCCCTACTTTCTAGCCCAGCAATTTTAAGAACGTATCCTAAGAATCTACCGTAGTTTAAAGCCGTATTTGTGTTTATTCAAATGTTTTCTAGCTTACAGATTTGTACTTAAAATGACTTTATCTGTAATTGCTGATTAGACTTTCCTCCATTTTCATTCTTACCAAGGGTATTTCCTTCAAACTTCCCACTATCCAGATTTGAAAATCTATGTACAGATTCCAAAACATCATTAAATAGCAGACTCCATCACAGTTAAATAACTCAGTATCACATGGGGGAAAAGCACAACACAGCACAGCAGTTAAGCACAGGAACTTTAAGAGTCAAGCAGCCTGGCTGAAACCTGGGCTCTGCCAGTTAGCCAAAAACCAAACCTCGGTGTCACATATCCAAGACTCTTATCCATTAAATGTATTGAAAAGCTGCACAGTGCTCCATGTGTTAGCTGTCATTATTACTACATGTTATTTCTTTGCCAGCTTCCCCCAATCCCCACCAAAACTTTTTCTTCTCAATATTCTCAACTCAgtttatacttttcatttcaattcttagaacatgtattttttcccccaaatttcatctcttttaactactcaaaagtcaagaaaatatatttaaatgtatataaacaaTATTCATATGCTTAAGGATGTTTCTGGagtaccactttattttttatttcctaagtaatctctatacccaatgagggacttgaatacacaaccctgagatctagagtcacatgctccactgactgagccagccaggtgcccctggagtacCACTTTAAAACAATGGTCTAGTCTCATCAAAGCAAGTTATGCTATGACTAAACACATAAAGACAAAAtaagttttcattaatttttaaaaaccacatacCCTGCTGCCTGTATGTCTTCTCCGGTTAGACATTGGAGAATGACTTCGGCTTCTTCGACGCCGGTATTCTGGTGTATATGACCTACTTCGAGATCGTCTCCTATGAGAGTGAGAATGGGATCTGGATCGAGTGTAACGTCTATGAGAATGCCTCCTCGACCTCGACCTTTGAGAGAAATACATTTAGGTAAAAATACTGAAACAAGATGGCTAATGCCAAGGATCTATATACATGTATCCCAGAGTTTCCTTCTGAGGAAAGAATATTCTTCCTCTTGTTCTCTTAATCACTACAATCATGTTCTCAGTCTATCCCTTTTATACTCTGTTCACTTTACATTACAAGCATGTTACAATTCtaccttctttaaaaagaaaaaacaaactagcACTAAAGAAATCCTGTAATATTCTGCGACACGGATGAAACTGGAAGAAGACATTTtgttaagtgaaacaagtcagtctccaaaaagacaaatactgtgattACACTTATATAAGGTTCTTAGGGTAGTCAAAATCATACGGAGAGTaaaatggttgccaggggctgggaggaggggagaacaaGGAGCCACTGTTTTaatgagtatagagtttcagttttacaagatgaaaacagCTCTGGGGACAGATGGTGATGATGGCTGCACAATGTTAATGTATTTACTACcagtgaactgtacacttaaaaatgattaagattgtaaattttatgtgtatcttACCACAACAAAGACAACACAAACCACCAACTACCATTACCATAGTAAAATCCTTTGATTCTTACCATCTTCTCAATATAGTTCTATATTCCCTTCACTGTTAAATACcatttcctttctaatctttctTTAGCCCACTGCAATCTAGCATCTGCTAAACTGATTCAACCTAAATGCCCATGTAATAGTCTTCATTTATTCAAGCTTCCCACTGTACCTCACATCCTCCACTGCTGATTCCCTGGGTCATCTATCTCTATTTCCAGTCACTCTGATTCTCTTTGCCAACTGAATGCaacgatttttcttttttttaaaaaaagattttatttatttgagagagaaagaagagcagaagaggggggagaggcagaaggagatgtgggctgagtggagagcccaacgtggggctctatcccaggaccctgagatcatgacctgagctgaaggcagacgcttaaccaactgagccactcaagcgcccctTAATGCAACAATTTATTTACTATTCATGTGACCCATCCTTAATAAACACCCAGATCAGAAgtgatcagtcttttttttttttttttttaatatggggcttgaactcacgaccctgagatcaagagttggatgctggggcacctgggtgtctcagatggttaagtgtctgccttcagcttgggtcatgatcccagggtcctgggatcgaccccacgtccggctcctggctcagcggggagcctgcttctccctctgcctctccccctgctcgtgctctatctctgtgtctcgaatgtataaataaaatctttaaaaagagttggatgcttaaccaatcgagccaccaaggcaccctagTAGTGATCACAGTCTTACAAAATAACTTGTATGTTTAATGTTATACATGCTAAGGGccagaaagtttaaaaagataGCACATGGGTGAAGGGAATCAAACTAATGAGGGAAGATTATTCAAAACAAAGAAGGCTAACAATAAACCTGGGAGACATAAATTTTACTAGGTAGACAGGGGAAAAGTGTTTTAGGAATAGCAAGAGCAAAGGTTCCTTGGCAAGACATGGAGATGTGGTTCCTAGCAGATTTAGGATACTTTTAGATACTTTCCATTTTCCTTAGCACTAATTTATAGCCTCAATGTAAGAGATAAACATTAACAAGAAAACCTGTCATTTAACAtatcaactgtttttttttttaaagattgttgttttttttttaaagattttatttatttgacagaaagagacacagcgagagagggaacacaagcagggggagtgggagatggagaagcaggcttcccgaggagcagggagcccgatgcgggactcgatcccaggccctgggatcatgatctgagctgaaggaagacacttaactgactgagccacccaggggccccatcaattgttatttttaaatagtaatgaAAAATGAGACATTAATTAAAAACCCTTCAGGAATGCCTAACTTTCCTCTAAATCAGATAGTGTAAgtcttatgaaaaaaaattaagagtaagggaggggcgcctgggtggctcagtcgttaagcatctgccttcggctcaggtcatagtcccagggtcctgggatcaagccccacatcaggttccctgttcagtgggaagcctgcttttccctctcccactccccctgcttgtgttccctctctcactgtgtctctgtcaaataaataaataaaatcttaaaaaaaagattaagagtaAGGGAATAAAGAAATATTCTCAAGTGACGCTCAGGCAGAGAATAAATCAAGTAATTGAGTATCTGAGGGAAGAGAATTCTAGGCTGAGAGCAGCAAATGCAAAGATCCTAAAATGAAAATACGCTCATTTCTGTCTGCACACCCAAATTCTACACAGTGCTACTCTGGACACGTAGATTTAATTAGAGTGGTTAGTAAATCAAGTTGGATCCTGGATACGATAAAGACATAGCTGTGGACTCAAGAAAAGTACAGCCCTTTAACCAATTCTTCAGTCTCATGCTCCATTGGCAAGTAAACTCTATACAAATTGTGCCTCTAGTCAAGAAATTATGACTTACTGAATTACCTGTccaaattgtttttaaactttctttcacCCACCCCTGTACACCTGGGACATCTGATACAGTGAACTTTGTAGTGGTTCACTAGTGTTTTTGTTGTCAGTAGAGATGATAGTGGCAGAGGCTTCTGAATCATCCAGAgactcccccactccctgccccaacTATATCTGGCCAGAGTTCCACCCTGAACCTGAGTCACAATCTTCAGGTAAAGGATGTAGCTGGAATGTCAATCTTGAAAAAGCTTCTCAAATCATTCCGATAATTAGTACAACATAGATACATCAACCTTCTCTGCACTAAATTACATGCCAAGTCTCCAAcagagaaaattacatttttgttgcacaaataaataaaaccaaaccccAATCCCCATTGCCAAGTACATTTAAATCAATCAacacatttaatttatattaatagcTAGCTTAGATAGGTTAACTGAGCTAAGAGATGACTCGACTCTGCCTTATCTAAATCTTTATCTAGAAAATCAAATCTTTATCTAGAacgttcatttcttttctttttcctttttttttttttaagattcatttatttattttagcggggggagaaagagacagagtgcGTGCACGCAAGCataagtgggagaggaagagaagcagactccctcctgcgggcagagcctgatgcagggctcaatcttaagactatgagatcatgacctgagctgaaaccgagagttggctgcttaactgactgagccacccaagtgcccccagaaCATTCATTTCTAACTCCCCCATTTGAGAAAAACTTCATGATTTTGTGAAATTTCTATACAAAATGCAGCAAAAACGAAGGACTTGGTAAAAACCACCTTGCTCTGAAAAATCCAAAGAAAGCATCTTAAGTATTATTTTAAGCATACTAACCTGGATTTTGATCTTGATCGAGAATGGGATTCTGAGTGTTTGGAAACCCTTGATGGACTACGAGATCCTGACCTGCTCTCCGATTTTACACGAGCAGGAGTTCCCGTTGGAGATTTTGACTGAGAGCGAGACTCCTAACAAAGAAGACAGTATTACAAATGGCACTGGTCACGTAGATGCCTAACACCTAACATTTTAAGTACCGTAATTATTTATATTGATTGCTCCTGAAAAACAAATGGTTAGGCAACACCCTCCAGAAAAAATTTCAGCTCATTAATAACCCATTGTTAATACTGCTAACTGTCCTCAATAATTCCCTACTTGCACCAGATCACCAATTCTCTATTAACTAAGAAATCATGCAAATTCATCTACAACTTGATCATACAGACACTGGAACATAAACCATACATTTACTTAACCTaggacccattcattcttccagATTCTTTTAATTCTACTTCACTCTTGCTTTCTacttctcttcattcttcattgagtttttcatttttcatacttCGTGTATTCTTCCCCAATTCAAACAATTCAaaatagccttaaaaaaaaatattcaagtgcTTCTATCTGACCAATCTTCTGttcaattttttcccccattcaattttaattttctgatctTTAATACTTTTCATTAGCCTTCTTTTATCTTGATTTATCTTCCACATTCTTGGAAAAAACTCTTCAATTTCTTCACGAACATTAACCTTAATGGAAAAAGAACATTTAGTATATTTAAGCACGTGGGGTTTATAAAACTCTGCTGGAGTTCAGAATGTTATCTACCAAATGGAAAAGCCAGCAGGTAAAGTGCAAATAACtagtttattaaaaaacaattttataatctttaaaattgtcCAAAGTCTAGTTTCTAACAAAGAGAATTTACTGAATTTCTCTAAATGTTTTTACCATATtcttcaccctcctcccctttcgTGTTTCATCCTAGTTCCTAAAACGTgaacaattttaatataaatacttaACACCCAACATAAATCTAACtgtaaccaccccccccccacctagcTTATAACTTGAAGATTCTTAGTCATCTTAAAATAAGCTTTCACTAAGCCATGCTAAGATACCAAGGTACAGTTAAAGCAAAGCATTCTAGGCTAAAATTTGTATACACCTACCTAAACTCACATATTATAGGACACATGCTGAGgttcaaagaagtaaaaaaattaaattagtgaAATTTCTAACATCTTCTCCCAAGTATGTTTGACCACTATCTTTGCACACTCCAACTTAATCAGAAACATATGTTCTAATGTAAAAGCAACATAAAGAAAAAACTAAGGGGAAAAGAGcatgaaattcttaaaatttcccCTTTGGCTTGTAAATTACTAATACTTGTAATTTTGCAACCGTGCcattttaatattctatattaTCCATGAAGTATCAAAACGTACAAAAAGTTACAAAATTAGTACCATGGTCTTTATTTTTTGATCCCACCAATTTTATTCatagttttgcatattttatgcAGTTCTGCATACATATACTTCCTTCAATGACTACATCCTGTATCAGAAAACTGGCTTCTGAAAAAGTTGGGTATAAATCAGAACCCTCCAAATCAAATGATTTAAAACTGATtaagagactttttaaatttcacagaTATATGAGGCACTTATGACCAAAGTAGGACGGACAGTTCGGTTTCTCTGTCCATTTGAGCCTTGATTATTAGTGTAAATAATCACCCCAACTTCACACCAATTTTCATTTA encodes:
- the TRA2A gene encoding transformer-2 protein homolog alpha — protein: MSDVEENNFEGRESRSQSKSPTGTPARVKSESRSGSRSPSRVSKHSESHSRSRSKSRSRSRRHSHRRYTRSRSHSHSHRRRSRSRSYTPEYRRRRSRSHSPMSNRRRHTGSRANPDPNTCLGVFGLSLYTTERDLREVFSRYGPLSGVNVVYDQRTGRSRGFAFVYFERIDDSKEAMERANGMELDGRRIRVDYSITKRAHTPTPGIYMGRPTHSGGGGGGGGGGGGGGGRRRDSYYDRGYDRGYDRYEDYDYRYRRRSPSPYYSRYRSRSRSRSYSPRRY